The proteins below come from a single Stomoxys calcitrans chromosome 1, idStoCalc2.1, whole genome shotgun sequence genomic window:
- the LOC106085966 gene encoding uncharacterized protein LOC106085966, giving the protein MSKVLVRPSTFIMDILKILFFLCGVLSLSGLQLKPQIWKVGFPKPPRTFEQAIMEYFESKTIRLSVAIHVDYTHWWKIFISSYLAEAFKERNSMKIEVFSDGKTRKYRLYEYNLWYVDSYKAFRALLPDINNQFVETMGQYMVVMETAKHLNKSQELQQIVQKAFRRNIVNIAIAIYEGNFTFHLYHYGLFHSQKCRQVVLEQFNKFQYGQFTKGDLFPYKFHNFKQCPIDFYMRAAQPFFGYSLSNDHTKIENFWGLEAMILTTMADKLNFELHLEQTVQQAVGNVFENGTLVGPFKSLLEKKFDILMGYYHFPARSRYFAVSRSYFLTPTVVVIRKRGQDLVEGHWLLAPFHTNTWLVIVATMAFGMVTYHLMCSLVKPISSIQLTWLDVFGLTLGSARNIRSILLGTNIAIFLWNLGFLIVCATFGGKLYDAFNRKPSMQQITIARLIALNYTFLTKNIYSDDLMRALQIPLQQIIYTDFVYDDEAFELLLQDPRPVALFANYWQFQAFVALHRLYDEFDMVPRVVVLNQICAYLRPQSYLIEPYNRILKSLQFGGILQKWMREITGYIGSPKEMQIVSRRKTNREPQQLSLAQLRIVFLGLIIANALNFAVFVGEVMVKRIHKKKS; this is encoded by the exons ATGTCTAAAG TCTTAGTACGACCATCAACGTTCATTATGGACATTTTAAAAATCCTTTTCTTCTTATGTGGTGTGCTATCCTTGAGCGGCCTTCAGCTTAAACCACAAATATGGAAAGTTGGCTTTCCTAAACCACCGCGAACATTTGAACAAGCCATAATGGAATATTTTGAATCGAAAACTATTCGACTTAGCGTGGCCATTCATGTCGACTATACACATTGGTGGAAAATCTTTATAAGCTCTTACTTGGCAGAAGCTTTCAAGGAGAGGAATTCCATGAAAATCGAAGTATTTAGTGATGGGAAAACAAGAAAGTATCGACTTTATGAATACAATTTATGGTATGTGGATTCCTACAAAGCATTTCG CGCTCTTCTGCCAGACATTAATAACCAATTTGTTGAGACAATGGGTCAATACATGGTGGTCATGGAAACCGCTAAACATTTAAACAAAAGCCAAGAGCTACAGCAAATCGTTCAAAAGGCCTTCAGACGCAATATCGTCAATATAGCAATAGCCATATACGAAGGAAATTTTACCTTTCATCTCTACCACTATGGCCTTTTCCACTCACAAAAGTGTCGACAAGTTGTTCTGGAACAATTTAATAAATTCCAGTATGGACAATTCACCAAAGGGGATCTGTTTCCctataaatttcacaattttaagCAATGTCCCATTGACTTCTATATGCGTGCTGCTCAGCCTTTCTTTGGTTACAGCCTAAGCAATGATCAtacgaaaatcgaaaatttttggggaCTAGAGGCCATGATTTTAACAACTATGGCTGATAAGTTAAATTTTGAATTGCACCTGGAACAGACTGTGCAACAGGCTGTGGGCAATGTCTTTGAGAATGGCACACTAGTGGGTCCCTTCAAGTCGCTGCTAGAGAAAAAATTTGACATCCTCATGGGCTATTATCATTTTCCTGCAAGATCCCGTTACTTTGCTGTCAGCAGATCCTACTTCCTTACACCGACAGTGGTGGTCATACGAAAACGTGGCCAGGACCTTGTAGAAGGCCACTGGCTATTGGCCCCCTTTCACACAAACACTTGGTTGGTCATCGTTGCGACTATGGCCTTTGGCATGGTCACATACCATTTGATGTGTTCGCTGGTGAAGCCTATTTCGAGCATTCAGTTGACTTGGTTGGATGTTTTTGGTTTGACCTTGGGCAGCGCCCGCAACATACGCTCTATTTTACTTGGTACCAACATAGCCATTTTTTTGTGGAATCTCGGATTTCTGATTGTATGTGCCACATTCGGAGGCAAACTTTACGATGCCTTCAATAGAAAACCCTCCATGCAGCAAATAACCATAGCACGGCTGATAGCCCTTAATTACACGTTTTTGACTAAAAACATCTATAGTGACGATTTGATGCGAGCGCTGCAAATACCTTTACAGCAAATCATCTACACCGATTTCGTTTATGACGATGAAGCTTTTGAGCTACTGTTGCAGGATCCCCGCCCTGTGGCTTTATTTGCCAACTACTGGCAATTCCAGGCTTTTGTTGCCTTACACCGTCTCTATGATGAATTCGATATGGTACCCCGAGTTGTGGTTCTCAATCAAATTTGTGCCTATCTTCGTCCCCAGTCCTATTTGATAGAGCCTTATAATcgcattctaaaatctctacaATTCGGaggaattttgcaaaaatggaTGAGAGAAATAACGGGATATATTGGGAGTCCGAAAGAAATGCAGATAGTATCGAGGCGTAAAACGAATCGGGAACCACAACAACTTTCCTTGGCACAATTGCGCATTGTGTTCTTGGGTCTGATCATAGCAAATGCATTGAATTTTGCTGTGTTTGTGGGCGAAGTTATGGTGAAGAGAATCCACAAGAAAAAGTCTTAA
- the LOC106085976 gene encoding uncharacterized protein LOC106085976, producing MAHSVGFNFTPAIWKLSAYTPLQSFEQAMVEYFETKTSMLSVAIRLEYSRAWRFVIKEYLAKALRGKTTMKVEVFSDGVERKHRMFNYNLWYVDSYKAFRSLLPVVDRNFVEKMGQYMVVLKTPKHLNATEELTRIIREAYERNIVDIVVAYLDIKYKFNLYHYGLFQPQQCRKVLLANFNSFKDGLLKSETLFPIKFRNFHKCPIGFYMRSARPYFSYNLTSDGQQIDYFWGLEAKIAQTMATSLNFELSLQQSQRQLWSGNVYANGTSTGPFKSMAEKKFDILMGYYHFPVRSQYFAASNSYFITSTVVVIRKRKNVQLEGQWLLAPFQTSVWLVIVLMLLFGLALTTAARLVLGSSLALNLTWLDIFGLSLGSSRILSYNLISTNLFQMLWILGFLVICATFQGKLYEAFNRKSTSSPLTVQQLIDLNYMFLVKSIYSQDLLDALKIPSQQIIVNDFAHNDDAFELMMNESRPLAVLTNNWQFFTYVATHRLYGKFDMVPRIVVVNQVCAYLRPQSYLIEPTNRVINALHSGGIIGKWIKDIAGTLGTPLELEAGLKRLTKALPKAISFRQQRIVFLSLAMLHAVSFIVFLMEILVEKISAHRHRRAAYSNRMIRVKLSDIKRYRK from the exons ATGGCTCACAGTGTGGGGTTTAATTTTACACCTGCAATATGGAAATTAAGTGCTTATACACCATTACAGAGCTTTGAACAGGCTATGGTGGAATATTTTGAGACTAAAACTTCCATGCTCAGTGTGGCCATACGTTTGGAGTATTCCAGGGCATGGAGGTTTGTCATAAAAGAATATCTGGCAAAAGCACTACGTGGCAAGACAACTATGAAAGTTGAAGTGTTTAGTGATGGAGTTGAAAGAAAACATCGCATGTTCAATTATAATCTATGGTATGTGGATTCGTACAAGGCCTTTCG CTCTCTTCTACCTGTTGTCGATAGAAATTTTGTGGAGAAAATGGGTCAATATATGGTGGTGCTGAAAActcctaaacacttgaatgccaCCGAAGAATTGACTCGGATAATTCGTGAGGCATATGAGCGTAACATTGTGGATATTGTGGTGGCGTATCTTGACATCAAATATAAATTCAATCTCTACCATTATGGTCTATTTCAGCCGCAACAATGTCGTAAAGTATTATTGGctaattttaattcatttaaagATGGCCTATTAAAGTCGGAGACGTTATTTCCCATAAAGTTTCGCAATTTCCACAAATGTCCCATTGGGTTTTATATGCGCTCGGCCAGACCCTACTTTAGTTACAACTTGACCAGTGATGGCCAACAAATTGATTATTTTTGGGGTTTGGAGGCCAAAATAGCCCAAACCATGGCAACAAGCTTAAATTTTGAACTATCACTGCAGCAATCTCAACGCCAGCTATGGTCAGGCAATGTCTATGCGAATGGCACCTCGACGGGGCCCTTTAAATCCATGGCCGAGAAAAAGTTTGACATTCTAATGGGCTACTATCATTTCCCGGTACGATCTCAATATTTTGCTGCCAGCAACAGCTATTTTATCACCTCTACGGTGGTGGTTATACGAAAACGCAAAAACGTTCAGCTTGAGGGTCAATGGCTATTGGCTCCTTTCCAAACAAGCGTCTGGCTAGTCATTGTGCTAATGTTGTTATTCGGCTTAGCGTTGACCACAGCAGCGAGACTCGTTTTAGGAAGTTCTTTAGCCCTAAATCTGACCTGGCTGGATATTTTTGGCTTGTCCCTGGGAAGTTCTCGCATTTTAAGCTATAATTTAATCAGCACAAATTTGTTTCAAATGTTATGGATCCTAGGCTTTTTGGTTATATGTGCCACATTTCAGGGCAAACTGTACGAGGCCTTCAACAGAAAATCCACATCCTCTCCGCTCACTGTGCAACAACTGATAGACCTTAACTACATGTTTCTGGTTAAGAGTATATATAGCCAAGACCTGCTGGATGCCTTGAAAATCCCCTCTCAACAAATCATCGTTAATGATTTTGCCCATAATGATGATGCCTTCGAGCTTATGATGAATGAATCTCGTCCCTTGGCTGTATTGACCAATAATTGGCAATTCTTTACCTATGTGGCCACGCACCGCTTGTATGGCAAATTTGATATGGTTCCCCGCATTGTGGTTGTAAATCAAGTTTGTGCCTATCTACGTCCTCAGTCATACCTAATCGAGCCCACGAATCGAGTCATAAATGCCCTACATTCTGGAGGTATTATAGGAAAGTGGATAAAAGATATTGCTGGTACGCTGGGCACACCTCTTGAGCTGGAGGCAGGATTGAAGCGTTTGACTAAAGCCCTACCAAAAGCCATATCCTTTCGACAGCAAAGGATTGTATTTTTATCGCTGGCAATGCTACATGCAGTCTCCTTTATAGTATTTTTGATGGAGATTTTGGTGGAGAAAATTTCAGCACATCGTCATCGCAGAGCAGCTTATAGTAATAGAATGATACGTGTTAAGCTTTCTGATATTAAAagatatagaaaataa